In Dehalogenimonas etheniformans, one genomic interval encodes:
- a CDS encoding DNA polymerase ligase N-terminal domain-containing protein, whose amino-acid sequence MKAEEKLKEYKAKRNFKKTTEPPAEVVPSSAKPMFVIQKHDASHLHYDLRLEIDGVLKSWAVPKGPSLDPQAKHLAVPTEDHPMAYGGFEGTIPEGEYGAGTVMVWDTGTYRNIKADKPEPETMSEAYDKGRIEVFLEGKKLKGLFALIKTARGWLFFKMNDEFVKTGDILEEAPKSALTGRTLEQIAAAKD is encoded by the coding sequence ATGAAGGCCGAAGAGAAGTTAAAAGAATATAAAGCTAAGCGAAATTTCAAAAAAACTACCGAACCGCCTGCTGAGGTTGTTCCATCTTCGGCTAAGCCGATGTTCGTCATTCAGAAACACGACGCGTCTCACCTGCACTATGATTTGCGCCTGGAAATCGACGGCGTTTTGAAGAGCTGGGCGGTGCCCAAAGGACCCTCACTCGATCCACAGGCCAAGCACCTGGCCGTACCCACCGAAGACCACCCGATGGCTTACGGCGGGTTCGAGGGGACCATTCCGGAAGGGGAGTATGGAGCGGGAACGGTCATGGTCTGGGACACCGGCACCTACCGGAACATCAAAGCAGATAAGCCTGAACCCGAGACAATGTCTGAGGCTTACGATAAAGGCAGGATCGAGGTTTTCCTTGAAGGGAAGAAACTTAAGGGGCTGTTCGCCTTGATCAAGACTGCCCGTGGCTGGCTCTTCTTCAAGATGAACGATGAATTTGTAAAAACCGGGGACATCCTCGAAGAAGCCCCGAAGTCAGCCCTTACAGGACGGACTCTCGAACAGATCGCCGCGGCGAAGGATTAA
- the hisD gene encoding histidinol dehydrogenase has product MRFVTGFEAARKLLVRRVNASVSDAAVEQSVRSVIEEVVRDGDAGLKLLTAKFDRVELLTFEVSRENIEAARSAIDPELLAALETAAGRIRSYHLDQRKAISAMETAMNGRQMFRALERVGIYAPGGKAYYPSTVLMTAIPAKAAGVPEVILTTPPGPDGKIPAPTLAAAAIAGVDRVFRVGGAQAIAALAYGTESVPKVDKICGPGNIYVMTAKRLVYGAVAIDGLQGPSEVLIIADESANLAFVASDMLAQAEHDPLAQSVLVTTSKIVAEKVLTIIQNELASSARRDITGKSLEERGIIALVDKVDQAIELANAYAPEHLLVLTADAEMILKKIENAGCAFVGDKASVAFGDYVAGPSHALPTGGTARFASPLNVLDFLKITDVVHVDDSMVKSLGPDAATIAGAEGLTAHRDALRLRMEAK; this is encoded by the coding sequence ATGCGTTTCGTGACCGGTTTCGAAGCGGCGAGGAAGCTGCTTGTGCGCCGGGTAAATGCCTCAGTTAGCGATGCTGCGGTTGAGCAATCGGTCCGCTCGGTTATTGAAGAAGTTGTCCGGGACGGTGATGCAGGCCTCAAGCTTCTGACCGCCAAATTCGACCGGGTTGAACTGCTAACTTTTGAGGTATCCAGGGAAAACATCGAGGCGGCTAGATCGGCAATCGATCCTGAACTGCTGGCAGCCTTGGAAACGGCAGCCGGGCGCATCCGCAGCTATCATTTGGACCAGCGGAAGGCAATTTCCGCTATGGAAACGGCCATGAACGGGCGACAAATGTTCCGGGCGCTGGAACGCGTCGGAATCTATGCGCCGGGCGGTAAGGCTTATTATCCCTCTACCGTGTTAATGACGGCTATTCCCGCTAAGGCCGCGGGCGTCCCTGAGGTTATTTTGACGACACCTCCGGGTCCGGACGGAAAAATCCCGGCTCCGACCCTTGCCGCTGCCGCGATCGCCGGCGTAGATAGGGTTTTCAGAGTCGGCGGGGCACAGGCGATCGCCGCACTGGCTTATGGCACGGAATCGGTGCCTAAAGTCGATAAAATCTGCGGACCGGGCAATATCTATGTCATGACCGCCAAGCGTCTGGTCTATGGCGCCGTGGCTATCGATGGATTGCAGGGCCCGAGCGAGGTGCTTATCATAGCCGATGAAAGCGCCAATCTAGCTTTCGTGGCTTCGGATATGCTGGCGCAAGCCGAGCACGACCCTTTGGCTCAATCGGTTTTGGTCACCACATCAAAAATCGTGGCTGAGAAGGTTCTGACGATAATACAAAATGAACTTGCCAGTTCAGCGAGGCGGGATATCACCGGAAAATCGCTCGAGGAACGCGGCATCATCGCCCTGGTAGATAAAGTCGATCAGGCTATCGAACTGGCTAATGCCTATGCGCCGGAGCATCTTCTGGTGCTTACAGCCGATGCCGAAATGATCCTAAAAAAGATTGAAAACGCAGGGTGCGCCTTCGTTGGAGACAAGGCATCGGTAGCCTTCGGCGATTACGTCGCCGGACCTTCTCACGCCCTTCCAACCGGCGGAACGGCCCGTTTTGCCTCGCCTTTAAACGTGCTGGATTTCTTGAAAATTACCGATGTCGTCCATGTTGATGACAGCATGGTCAAGAGTCTTGGTCCTGACGCCGCGACAATCGCCGGCGCTGAAGGACTGACGGCGCACCGGGACGCCCTTCGTTTGAGAATGGAGGCGAAGTGA
- a CDS encoding response regulator transcription factor has protein sequence MLRFLADYCSRFPDLSKEGVAATKAIHDRYPDIRIIVLTSFKEREQVDGALKAGAMS, from the coding sequence GTGTTAAGATTCCTCGCAGATTACTGTTCGCGTTTTCCCGATTTATCGAAAGAGGGGGTAGCCGCCACCAAAGCCATCCACGACCGTTACCCTGACATCAGGATCATCGTTCTCACCAGTTTCAAGGAGCGGGAACAGGTAGATGGGGCGCTCAAGGCCGGGGCCATGAGCTAA
- the purB gene encoding adenylosuccinate lyase gives MIERYSRPQMKKVWSEENKFAKWLDVEIAVCEGWVKQGVIPREALPKIKLARLNFKRMEELLKETHHDMTAFLGAVAESVGEEARFIHLGLTSSDVMDTATSLQLVEASAILADDVKELIAALGKRALEYKYTVEAGRTHGVHAEPITFGLKLALWMEEMQRNRLRLADAAKGISVGMISGAVGTFATVPPEVEEFACAKLGLAPDPVSNQVIQRDRHAQFMSTLAVIGGSLEKFATEIRALQKTEVREVEEPFGSGQTGSSAMPHKKNPELCERICGISRLLRGYALTSLENIALWHERDISHSSTERVIFPDACLVLDYAMNIFTGIIKGMTVYPQRMRQNMEITRGLLFSQRVLLALIDKGLSRQGAYKIVQRNAMATWSGSGQFIDLLKADPEVTAVLKPEELDNLFDYKYYTRHVDDIFKRVGLTAAQWKGSAEIPPEKLSPQSL, from the coding sequence ATGATCGAACGTTACAGCCGCCCCCAGATGAAAAAGGTCTGGAGCGAAGAAAACAAATTCGCCAAGTGGCTCGATGTTGAAATCGCTGTCTGCGAAGGGTGGGTAAAACAAGGAGTCATCCCGCGCGAGGCGCTGCCCAAGATCAAGTTGGCGCGGCTGAATTTCAAGCGCATGGAAGAACTCCTCAAAGAGACTCACCACGATATGACCGCCTTCCTTGGCGCGGTTGCTGAAAGTGTTGGCGAAGAAGCCCGGTTCATCCACCTTGGGCTGACATCTTCCGATGTCATGGACACCGCCACCAGCCTGCAACTCGTCGAGGCTTCAGCCATTTTGGCCGATGATGTCAAAGAACTGATCGCCGCCCTGGGGAAAAGAGCTCTTGAGTACAAGTATACGGTCGAGGCTGGCCGCACTCATGGCGTACATGCCGAACCGATTACCTTCGGTTTGAAACTGGCGCTGTGGATGGAAGAGATGCAGCGCAACCGCCTGCGCCTGGCTGATGCCGCCAAGGGTATCAGCGTCGGCATGATCTCCGGCGCCGTCGGCACCTTCGCCACCGTCCCTCCCGAAGTGGAAGAATTCGCCTGCGCCAAGCTCGGTCTCGCCCCGGATCCGGTCTCCAACCAGGTCATCCAGCGCGACCGTCACGCCCAGTTTATGAGCACCCTTGCAGTAATCGGCGGCTCGCTGGAGAAATTCGCTACCGAGATCCGGGCCCTTCAGAAGACAGAGGTCCGGGAGGTTGAGGAACCGTTCGGTTCCGGACAAACCGGTTCATCCGCCATGCCTCACAAGAAAAACCCCGAACTGTGCGAGCGCATCTGCGGTATTTCCCGTCTTCTCCGAGGCTACGCCCTCACCTCCCTTGAAAACATCGCCCTTTGGCACGAGCGTGATATCTCGCACTCCTCGACCGAGCGCGTCATCTTCCCGGATGCCTGCCTTGTCCTCGATTATGCCATGAATATTTTCACCGGCATCATCAAAGGAATGACCGTTTATCCCCAGCGAATGCGGCAGAACATGGAAATCACCCGCGGCCTTTTGTTCTCCCAGAGGGTGCTGCTGGCGCTCATCGACAAGGGCTTGTCTCGGCAGGGGGCGTACAAGATCGTCCAGCGCAATGCCATGGCTACCTGGTCCGGCAGCGGCCAGTTCATCGACCTGCTCAAAGCCGACCCCGAGGTCACCGCTGTTCTCAAGCCGGAGGAACTGGACAACCTTTTCGATTACAAGTACTACACCCGGCACGTGGACGACATTTTCAAACGGGTCGGCTTGACCGCGGCTCAATGGAAAGGAAGCGCCGAGATTCCACCCGAAAAACTTTCACCGCAGTCCTTGTGA
- a CDS encoding ATP phosphoribosyltransferase regulatory subunit, with product MTQERCRGCRDLVPQEMLKFRLAESVFIDTALKWGYEEVRTPTLEYLHLFTATGTLTPGMLGQVFSFLDWDGWSGERVVMRPDGTIPIARLYVDSLVDRDVARLFYVVNVFRFEDASGTGRERWQCGAELIGGNSALADVELIRMSLEALELLGLESHIKVSHSGVIQAVLAQLEPSPELRHKLLDEILDGNESVMARLAETKPELMAGLKTLLEVTGTSSAYLSNLRSLFGFSPELEAAAANFAATLDMLDDIGLPYEIDLASGRGFEYYTGIIFHLSADGKTVGGGGRYDNLIALMGGPSKPAAGYALYIDELIKLIDMSEYEMEEPDRFLVSFQPGDEARAFAVATDLRDADYTAEIKLGDPDVMDYDWVLNITEEGLLVLSDTETDEEFEFETVDELVEMLGGEASEE from the coding sequence ATGACCCAAGAGCGTTGTCGCGGCTGCCGCGACCTTGTTCCCCAGGAAATGTTGAAGTTCCGCCTCGCCGAATCGGTGTTCATCGACACGGCGCTTAAATGGGGATACGAGGAGGTGCGGACTCCAACCCTGGAATACCTGCACCTATTCACCGCAACCGGAACACTTACGCCGGGTATGCTGGGGCAGGTATTTTCCTTCCTGGACTGGGACGGGTGGAGCGGAGAGAGGGTGGTAATGCGCCCGGACGGGACTATCCCAATAGCGCGGCTTTACGTCGATTCGCTTGTCGACCGGGACGTGGCACGCCTGTTCTATGTCGTCAACGTGTTCCGTTTTGAGGATGCATCGGGGACCGGCAGGGAACGCTGGCAGTGCGGCGCCGAACTTATCGGCGGCAATTCGGCTTTAGCCGACGTCGAGTTGATCAGGATGTCCCTGGAAGCCCTGGAATTGCTCGGATTGGAAAGCCATATCAAAGTCTCCCATTCGGGTGTCATCCAGGCAGTGCTTGCCCAGCTTGAACCTTCTCCTGAACTGAGGCATAAGCTGCTGGATGAAATCCTGGATGGCAACGAAAGCGTGATGGCCCGGCTGGCAGAAACCAAACCGGAACTGATGGCGGGATTGAAAACACTCCTTGAAGTCACCGGGACTTCGTCTGCCTACTTATCCAATCTTCGATCTCTGTTCGGCTTTTCGCCCGAACTAGAAGCGGCAGCTGCCAATTTCGCCGCCACCCTCGACATGCTCGACGATATCGGGCTGCCGTACGAGATCGACCTGGCATCCGGCCGCGGTTTCGAATATTACACCGGCATCATTTTCCACCTTTCAGCCGACGGTAAAACCGTCGGCGGCGGAGGGCGATACGATAACCTCATCGCGTTGATGGGCGGACCTTCCAAGCCCGCAGCCGGGTACGCTCTTTACATCGATGAACTGATTAAGCTCATCGATATGAGTGAATACGAGATGGAAGAACCCGACCGGTTCCTGGTCAGTTTCCAGCCTGGTGACGAAGCCCGCGCTTTTGCGGTGGCTACCGATCTTCGGGATGCCGATTATACCGCCGAAATCAAATTGGGCGACCCGGACGTAATGGACTATGACTGGGTGCTCAACATCACTGAAGAAGGGCTGCTGGTCCTGTCTGACACCGAGACCGATGAGGAATTCGAGTTCGAAACTGTCGATGAGTTGGTGGAGATGCTGGGCGGGGAGGCTTCCGAAGAATGA
- a CDS encoding response regulator transcription factor — MRFIVADRQPSIRSALKLLVEQYPNMVYAGAAGDTDNLLKLTRSAKPDLTLLEWELLGAWPKGTLADLRESSPAIIVVLSCCLDRSIPLEAGADYYVSKVDKPERLIGVIEDIRTHFNARTAAKPSPDLPNT, encoded by the coding sequence ATGCGTTTTATTGTAGCCGACAGGCAGCCCAGCATACGTTCGGCGCTTAAACTCCTTGTTGAGCAATACCCCAACATGGTGTATGCCGGCGCCGCCGGAGATACGGACAACTTGCTGAAGCTGACCAGATCGGCAAAACCTGACCTCACCCTCCTCGAATGGGAATTGCTGGGGGCTTGGCCAAAGGGCACCCTGGCGGACCTCAGAGAATCCTCGCCCGCTATTATCGTGGTTTTAAGTTGTTGCCTGGACCGCTCCATACCCTTGGAAGCTGGAGCCGATTACTATGTTTCCAAGGTTGATAAACCCGAACGGCTCATCGGGGTTATCGAAGACATACGAACACATTTCAACGCCCGGACTGCCGCCAAACCTTCCCCGGATCTCCCCAACACCTGA
- a CDS encoding uroporphyrinogen decarboxylase family protein, which produces MMTKRERIQAALAGQPVDRVPVGFWRHWPGDDQNPDSLAAVSLAYQRKYDLDFIKLPVSSTYCVEDYGIAHAYRGSIVGDREYLSRVINSPGDWAKIVPLDVRRGTYGWHLESLQKIAKEKDPATPLIVTMFHPIAMAAYLAGDELFLAHLREYPETIMSALHSLAETSAKFAAACIEAGADGIFLSARFASFELLSRDEYDQFGRPSDLMVLDAASGGWFNVLHLHGQHPMFKETAGYPVHAVNWHDRTSGIDLQTAARLSSKAVMGGVEQMHLLQDGSPQAVADQAKEAIRSMNSRRLILTTGCTYPISVPEVNLLAMRRAVEPGID; this is translated from the coding sequence ATGATGACCAAACGGGAGAGAATTCAGGCGGCGCTTGCCGGGCAACCGGTCGACCGGGTACCTGTCGGCTTCTGGCGCCACTGGCCCGGAGACGACCAGAATCCGGACTCCCTGGCTGCGGTGTCCCTGGCCTACCAACGTAAATACGACCTGGACTTCATCAAATTGCCGGTTTCTTCGACATATTGCGTCGAGGATTACGGCATCGCTCACGCCTACCGCGGCAGCATCGTCGGAGACAGGGAATATTTGTCCCGGGTGATAAATTCCCCGGGAGACTGGGCAAAAATTGTCCCACTCGATGTCCGGAGAGGTACCTACGGTTGGCATCTCGAATCGCTTCAAAAGATCGCCAAAGAAAAGGACCCCGCAACCCCGCTAATCGTCACCATGTTCCATCCTATCGCCATGGCAGCTTACCTCGCCGGCGATGAACTTTTCCTGGCCCACCTCCGTGAATACCCCGAAACAATCATGTCAGCGCTTCACTCCCTGGCTGAGACCAGCGCCAAATTTGCCGCTGCTTGCATCGAAGCCGGCGCCGACGGTATTTTTCTGTCGGCCCGTTTTGCCAGTTTTGAACTGTTAAGCCGTGACGAATATGACCAGTTCGGCAGACCGTCCGATTTGATGGTCCTTGACGCCGCCTCCGGCGGCTGGTTCAACGTGCTCCATCTCCACGGCCAGCATCCCATGTTCAAAGAGACCGCCGGGTACCCGGTTCACGCGGTGAACTGGCACGACCGGACCTCGGGCATCGATCTGCAGACGGCCGCCAGACTCTCCTCGAAGGCGGTGATGGGCGGAGTGGAACAGATGCACCTGCTTCAGGACGGATCGCCCCAGGCAGTGGCAGACCAGGCTAAAGAAGCCATCCGGAGCATGAACAGCCGGAGGCTGATCCTCACAACCGGATGTACTTACCCGATCAGCGTGCCGGAGGTTAATTTGTTGGCCATGCGCCGGGCTGTCGAACCGGGTATAGATTAA
- a CDS encoding phosphoribosylaminoimidazolesuccinocarboxamide synthase, producing MTENRVVLKTDLPLKRFISGKVRDTYDLGEYLLIVVTDRISAFDIVLPAGIPDKGKVLNQISAFWFDQTKKIIPNHVVALINDVKQLDKYIPEKQRFDYPKYLEGRSMVVKKVRRLPVECVVRGYLAGSGWAEYKKRQSVCGVSLPPGLRQSEILEEPIFTPTTKGDNTHDLPMMFEEVEKEVGKDLALKLRTVSITLYAFARDYARHHGIIIADTKFEFGLDGDKLILIDEALTPDSSRFWDEKLYKVGEPQDSYDKQPLRDWLEKSGWSKEPPAPALPSEVIESTRRRYVHAYEVLTGKTLS from the coding sequence ATGACTGAAAACAGGGTTGTCTTAAAAACAGATCTTCCCTTAAAACGCTTCATTTCCGGCAAAGTCCGTGACACCTACGACCTCGGGGAATACCTGCTGATCGTCGTTACCGACCGCATTTCTGCTTTTGACATCGTCCTGCCGGCCGGCATCCCGGATAAGGGCAAGGTGCTGAATCAAATCTCGGCTTTCTGGTTCGATCAAACGAAGAAAATAATCCCCAATCACGTCGTCGCCCTCATCAACGACGTAAAACAACTCGACAAATACATTCCTGAAAAGCAGCGTTTCGACTACCCGAAATACCTCGAAGGGCGATCGATGGTGGTCAAAAAGGTCAGGCGGTTACCGGTCGAGTGCGTCGTTCGCGGCTACCTGGCCGGTTCGGGCTGGGCGGAATACAAGAAGCGGCAATCGGTCTGCGGAGTGTCTCTACCGCCGGGTTTGAGGCAGAGCGAGATACTAGAAGAACCGATCTTCACCCCGACGACCAAGGGTGATAATACCCATGACCTGCCGATGATGTTTGAAGAGGTTGAAAAAGAGGTCGGCAAAGACCTGGCCCTGAAACTCCGGACGGTTAGTATCACCCTTTATGCTTTCGCGAGGGATTACGCCCGCCACCACGGCATCATCATCGCCGATACCAAATTCGAGTTCGGTCTGGATGGCGACAAACTCATCCTCATCGATGAGGCGTTAACACCGGATTCATCACGCTTCTGGGATGAGAAACTCTATAAGGTGGGCGAACCGCAGGATTCTTATGACAAGCAACCACTTCGCGATTGGCTGGAGAAATCTGGTTGGAGCAAGGAGCCTCCGGCTCCGGCTCTACCATCTGAGGTCATCGAAAGCACCCGGCGGCGGTATGTGCATGCGTACGAGGTTTTGACGGGGAAGACACTCTCGTAA
- a CDS encoding response regulator transcription factor — MAGQSKLSSEATQVLIQEMRSPSARDYDLTAREKEILKLMVDGLPNTEIADKLGVSPSTAKFHVSNVLSKLGVASRTEAVSLALKQKLVK, encoded by the coding sequence ATGGCAGGGCAATCCAAACTTTCTTCCGAGGCTACCCAGGTGCTCATCCAGGAGATGAGGAGCCCGTCGGCCCGGGACTATGACCTGACCGCCCGTGAGAAGGAGATCCTTAAGCTAATGGTAGACGGCTTGCCCAACACCGAGATCGCCGATAAGCTGGGGGTGAGCCCCTCCACCGCAAAGTTCCACGTCTCCAACGTCCTCTCTAAGCTGGGAGTGGCCAGCCGCACTGAGGCGGTTTCCCTGGCTCTGAAGCAGAAACTGGTCAAATGA
- the hisG gene encoding ATP phosphoribosyltransferase: MRVALPKGRLLTDTAALLERAGWQLNDYQPKARLYRLKSAKFSEMSAKMLHEKDIPIQVAIGNYDLGICGADWVEELVSRYRLTSLVKVKNLGYGHGALFAASAAGDGIASLTDLAQRSDKIRLASEYPNLAEQLAMQLRLKNYAVYPLWGSAEAYPPETAEVVILPRKSAGELEGKGLKVLSKVLDFKAVLVANRESLASKDLSEAISSIMANLQPTPEVEETATITAAPLEAYHEYAPDVVRLALPDGHQQPHVRKILDAAGIHVEDYPSDRGLRRPKSDLEGFTIKTIRPQDMPVQVANGNFDLAITGWDWLTDHLHQFPTSPVKRLLDLKYGWVRIVAVVANDVPVNNSAELKSYFRNKNLRVASEYINIADDYARNNHFGRYRIAPTWGSTEAYLPEDADLLIENTETGGTIARHNLRIIDTLFESTACVIGNTGAADNPVKRKRMEALVERLGQALEKI, from the coding sequence ATGAGGGTCGCATTACCCAAGGGAAGGCTCCTGACCGATACGGCGGCGCTCCTGGAGCGGGCTGGTTGGCAGCTTAACGACTACCAGCCCAAAGCCCGGCTCTACCGATTGAAGAGTGCTAAATTTTCGGAAATGTCCGCCAAGATGTTGCATGAGAAAGATATTCCCATCCAGGTAGCCATCGGCAATTACGACCTGGGTATCTGCGGGGCAGATTGGGTTGAAGAACTGGTGTCGCGCTACCGCCTAACTTCACTGGTCAAAGTCAAAAACCTTGGATACGGCCACGGCGCCCTTTTTGCCGCCTCGGCGGCAGGCGACGGTATCGCTTCGTTAACCGACCTTGCACAGCGGTCCGATAAGATCCGCCTGGCATCCGAATATCCTAATCTGGCCGAACAGTTGGCGATGCAGCTCAGGCTCAAGAATTATGCCGTTTATCCGCTATGGGGCAGCGCCGAAGCTTACCCGCCGGAAACAGCCGAGGTGGTCATTCTGCCCCGGAAATCTGCCGGTGAGCTCGAGGGTAAAGGACTGAAAGTGCTTTCCAAGGTCTTGGATTTCAAAGCTGTCCTGGTTGCCAACCGGGAGAGCCTGGCATCGAAAGACCTTTCCGAAGCTATCAGTTCGATTATGGCCAACCTGCAACCAACGCCCGAAGTTGAGGAGACGGCGACGATCACAGCCGCACCCCTCGAGGCTTATCATGAATACGCGCCCGACGTAGTTCGTTTAGCGCTGCCCGACGGCCACCAGCAGCCCCATGTTCGTAAAATACTGGATGCAGCAGGTATTCATGTCGAAGACTACCCATCTGATAGGGGTTTACGGCGGCCGAAAAGCGACCTCGAAGGCTTTACCATCAAGACCATTCGTCCCCAGGATATGCCGGTTCAGGTGGCTAACGGCAATTTTGACCTGGCCATCACCGGTTGGGACTGGCTCACCGATCACCTGCATCAGTTTCCCACCAGCCCGGTAAAGCGGCTTCTGGACCTGAAATACGGTTGGGTGCGTATCGTGGCTGTGGTGGCCAACGACGTACCGGTGAATAATTCAGCGGAACTCAAATCTTATTTCCGGAACAAAAACCTGCGGGTGGCGTCTGAATACATAAACATCGCCGACGACTATGCCCGGAACAACCATTTCGGCCGCTACCGCATCGCCCCGACCTGGGGATCGACCGAAGCTTACCTGCCCGAGGATGCTGATCTATTGATCGAAAATACCGAGACCGGCGGCACTATCGCGCGGCACAACCTACGCATCATCGACACGCTCTTTGAATCGACGGCCTGCGTCATCGGCAATACAGGCGCGGCCGACAATCCGGTGAAACGGAAGCGGATGGAAGCTCTGGTGGAACGGCTGGGCCAAGCCCTGGAGAAAATCTGA
- the hisB gene encoding imidazoleglycerol-phosphate dehydratase HisB — translation MTERTATVKRETRETTISVAVNLDGTGKDDMCTGNRLFDHMLSQIARHGVFDIKVSATGDDIHHLVEDVGICLGKAFNEALGDKKGLVRTADSQVPMDETLAVVVVDLGGRGYSVMHMDFEKNDLAGFPVDMVRHFLESFASEGRMNLHASVCYGTNDHHKVEAVFKALGRALDKATRIDPRIADRVPSTKEWVE, via the coding sequence ATGACCGAACGCACAGCCACTGTCAAACGGGAAACCAGAGAAACGACCATTTCCGTCGCGGTCAACCTGGACGGCACCGGCAAGGACGACATGTGTACCGGCAACCGTTTATTTGACCATATGCTGTCGCAGATCGCCAGGCATGGTGTATTTGACATAAAAGTTTCAGCGACAGGAGATGACATCCATCATTTAGTCGAGGATGTCGGTATCTGCCTTGGCAAGGCTTTCAATGAAGCCCTCGGTGACAAGAAGGGCTTAGTTCGGACGGCTGATTCTCAGGTGCCCATGGATGAGACGCTGGCGGTTGTAGTTGTGGACCTGGGCGGCCGGGGATATTCGGTCATGCACATGGATTTTGAAAAGAATGATCTGGCTGGATTCCCAGTTGATATGGTACGCCACTTCTTGGAGAGTTTTGCATCGGAGGGGAGGATGAACCTTCACGCCTCCGTTTGCTACGGTACTAATGATCACCACAAGGTGGAAGCAGTCTTCAAGGCTCTCGGACGGGCGCTGGATAAAGCTACCCGGATTGACCCGCGGATTGCGGACAGGGTTCCCAGTACCAAGGAGTGGGTGGAGTAG
- the hisC gene encoding histidinol-phosphate transaminase — translation MRRELDKFAGYAACKSPEALDEETRALGILKLDANENVYGPSPKVKAALASFDDAHIYPDSCQTELRRALAGYTGVSAEHIVAGSGSDQLIDLLIRLFVSPGDEVLTATPTFAMYKFFTELVGGKFVAVPRDDEFNLVPEKLIKAISKKTKLVFIAMPNNPTGTQIPVDAVKKIIETGVPVVVDEAYYEFTSQTLAPEIDNSPNLMILRTFSKWAGLAGLRVGYGLFPTAVAERVDAIKDPYCVNAAAVVAAKESLKDADYLMGNVRLMISERERLFDALSSIKYLKTYPSEANFILCKVKSRIALQIQVLLERRGILVRYFNSPQMENCLRFSIGRPQDTDRLITELQRIGEM, via the coding sequence ATGAGGCGGGAACTAGACAAGTTCGCCGGCTACGCCGCGTGCAAATCGCCAGAAGCCCTCGACGAAGAGACTCGGGCGTTGGGCATTCTCAAGCTCGACGCCAACGAAAACGTCTACGGCCCCTCACCTAAAGTTAAAGCGGCGCTTGCTTCCTTTGATGACGCTCATATTTACCCGGATTCGTGCCAGACTGAATTACGCAGAGCCTTGGCAGGATATACCGGCGTTTCTGCCGAACATATCGTCGCGGGATCTGGTTCAGATCAGCTAATTGACCTGCTTATAAGGCTTTTCGTAAGTCCCGGCGATGAGGTCCTGACTGCCACGCCGACTTTTGCCATGTATAAGTTCTTTACAGAACTGGTCGGCGGCAAATTTGTGGCAGTACCGCGGGACGACGAGTTTAACCTTGTTCCCGAAAAATTGATCAAGGCGATATCCAAAAAGACGAAGCTTGTTTTCATCGCCATGCCGAACAACCCCACGGGCACACAGATACCCGTTGACGCCGTCAAGAAAATAATCGAAACCGGCGTACCCGTTGTTGTTGACGAGGCCTACTACGAGTTTACAAGCCAAACCCTGGCGCCCGAGATCGATAATTCTCCCAATCTAATGATCTTGCGGACGTTCTCGAAGTGGGCCGGTCTTGCTGGTTTGCGGGTGGGCTACGGCCTTTTCCCCACAGCCGTTGCTGAACGGGTTGACGCCATTAAAGACCCGTATTGTGTCAACGCGGCTGCTGTGGTTGCCGCGAAAGAATCCCTCAAAGACGCCGATTATCTCATGGGTAACGTTAGGCTCATGATCTCCGAGCGGGAAAGACTTTTCGATGCTCTATCGTCAATCAAATACCTGAAAACTTATCCGTCCGAAGCCAATTTCATCCTATGCAAAGTGAAATCCAGGATAGCATTGCAAATTCAGGTCCTACTGGAACGACGGGGAATTTTAGTTCGCTACTTCAACTCGCCGCAAATGGAAAATTGCCTGCGGTTTAGCATCGGTAGGCCTCAGGACACCGACCGGCTGATCACCGAACTCCAGAGAATAGGGGAGATGTAA